A genome region from Erigeron canadensis isolate Cc75 chromosome 3, C_canadensis_v1, whole genome shotgun sequence includes the following:
- the LOC122592378 gene encoding BTB/POZ and MATH domain-containing protein 1-like — MGTIIRLNNSKTPNENHNHNPITTSLSSSVSLTDTINASHEFKISGYGTSKGIGVGKYIASDTFSVGGHTWAIYFYPDGKSAEDNSTYVSLFIALASDASDVRALFELSLMDQSGNGKHKVHTHFGRVLDAGPYTLKYRGSMWGYKRFLRRSALETSDYLKDDCLLVKCTVGVVKSCTEVPQAFSILSAPSNISQNFGHLLESGELTDITLEVDGEVFRAHKLVLAARSPVFKAQLFGPMKDNETDLIKVQDIEPAVFKALLHFIYWDELPNAEEVVGLSPPWASTIMAQHLLAAADQYGIERLRFLSETKLCEDVAINTVATTLALAEQHHCLQLKSVCLKFVAEPENLKAVIQSDGFDYLTQSCPSVITELLEYVARIREHSVMSYGLRNGNEGNVDGSGADGRRVRQRLY; from the exons ATGGGGACAATAATCAGACTTAACAATTCGAAAACCCCAAACgaaaatcataatcataatccaatcacaacatcattatcatcatcagtTTCATTAACCGACACAATTAATGCATCACATGAATTCAAGATTTCTGGTTATGGAACATCAAAAGGAATAGGGGTTGGGAAATACATAGCTAGTGATACATTTAGTGTTGGTGGTCATACATGGGCTATTTACTTTTACCCAGATGGGAAAAGTGCTGAAGATAATTCGACGTATGTGTCGTTGTTTATCGCGCTTGCGAGTGATGCGAGTGATGTTCGGGCGTTGTTTGAGTTGTCTTTGATGGATCAAAGTGGGAATGGAAAGCATAAGGTGCATACTCATTTTGGGAGGGTGTTGGATGCTGGACCGTATACTCTCAAGTACCGCGGTAGCATGTG GGGCTACAAGCGTTTTCTAAGAAGGAGTGCTCTAGAAACATCGGACTATTTGAAAGATGATTGCCTGTTAGTTAAGTGCACTGTTGGTGTTGTTAAATCATGTACAGAGGTCCCTCAGGCCTTCAGTATATTATCGGCGCCATCTAATATCAGTCAGAATTTTGGCCATCTCTTGGAAAGTGGAGAATTGACAGATATCACTCTCGAAGTTGATGGGGAAGTGTTTCGGGCACATAAGTTGGTACTTGCTGCACGTTCTCCTGTTTTCAAGGCTCAACTTTTTGGTCCCATGAAGGACAATGAAACAGATCTCATTAAAGTACAGGATATAGAACCAGCAGTTTTTAAG GCTTtacttcattttatttattgggATGAGCTTCCAAACGCAGAAGAGGTTGTGGGATTGAGTCCACCGTGGGCTTCAACAATAATGGCCCAACACCTGCTTGCAGCTGCTGATCAGTATGGAATTGAGAGGTTGCGGTTTCTTTCTGAGACTAAACTTTGTGAGGATGTAGCCATTAACACTGTAGCCACAACTTTAGCTCTGGCAGAACAGCATCATTGTTTACAACTCAAATCTGTCTGCCTCAAATTTGTTGCTGAGCCTGAAAATCTCAAAG CTGTGATACAAAGCGATGGATTTGACTACTTAACACAGAGCTGTCCATCTGTGATTACGGAGCTATTGGAGTATGTAGCCAGGATCAGAGAACACTCTGTAATGTCTTATGGGCTTCGGAATGGAAATGAAGGTAATGTTGATGGGAGTGGTGCAGATGGGCGGCGTGTTAGACAAAGGCTGTATTGA
- the LOC122591245 gene encoding aminopeptidase M1, which translates to MADNNKYEQFRCKPRLPKFATPKKYNLKLKPDLTACTFSGSVEISLDIVSDTRFIVLNAADLTIDPKSVRFHSPSKGFDEVAVEVELIESDEIAVFEFAKSLPIGLGVLFLSFCGTLNDQMKGFYRSTYEHNGVKKNMAVTQFEPADARRCFPCWDEPACKATFKITLEVPSELVALSNMPVVDEKVEGSLKTVSYQESPIMSTYLVAAVVGVFDYVEDHTSDGIKVRVYCQVGKANQGKFALDVAVKTLGLYKDYFETPYSLPKLDMIAIPDFAAGAMENYGLVTYRETALLYDDKHSAAANKQRVATVVAHELAHQWFGNLVTMEWWTHLWLNEGFATWVSYLAADGIFPEWKIWTQFLDECTEGLRLDGLSESHPIEVEINHAGEIDEIFDAISYRKGASVIRMLQSYLGADVFQRALAKYIKRHACSNAKTEDLWAVLEEESGEPVNKLMNSWTKQKGYPVVSVSLKDNKLEFEQMQFLSSGSAGDGQWVVPITLCCGSYESKKSFLLDKKSQAINDPASRWIKINVDQAGFYRVKYDEHLSAKLRYAVESKSLSAMDRYGILDDSFALSMAGQLPLSSLLTLMGAYREEPEYTVLSNLITVSSKVARIVADADNKLMDHLKMFFINVLQYSAERIGFDPKHGESHLDALLRGELFATLAMLGHEETLKEASKRFQEFLEDRNTPLLPPDIRRAVYVAVMKKVTVSNRAGFISLLKVYRETDLSQEKTRILGALGSCSDPDIVLEVLNFLLTPEVRSQDVVFGLAVSRDGRDVAWNWLKNNWEHISNTWGRGFLITRFVSSIVSPFSSYEKVKEVEEFFATRTKSSIARTLKQSIERVQINAKWVESIRNETNLADCVQELAYRKY; encoded by the exons TTCAGATGCAAACCTCGTCTTCCAAAATTCGCGACCCCCAAAAAATACAATCTCAAACTGAAACCAGACCTCACCGCCTGCACGTTTTCCGGGTCTGTCGAGATCTCACTCGACATCGTATCCGACACCAGATTCATCGTACTGAATGCCGCTGATCTCACTATCGATCCCAAATCTGTCCGCTTTCATTCGCCTTCAAAG GGATTTGATGAGGTGGCTGTGGAAGTGGAGTTAATTGAATCGGATGAGATTGCGGTGTTCGAATTCGCAAAGAGTTTGCCTATTGGACTTGGTGttttgtttttgagtttttgtggTACTTTGAATGATCAAATGAAAGGTTTTTACCGAAG CACATATGAACATAATGGGGTGAAGAAGAATATGGCAGTAACTCAGTTTGAGCCGGCTGATGCCAGACGGTGCTTTCCCTGTTGGGATGAACCTGCCTGTAAG GCCACATTCAAGATTACACTGGAGGTGCCTTCGGAACTTGTTGCTCTTTCAAATATGCCAGTTGTTGATGAAAAGGTGGAAGGAAGTTTGAAGACTGTTTCGTATCAGGAATCACCAATAATGTCTACATATCTAGTGGCTGCTGTTGTTGGTGTGTTTGATTATGTTGAAGACCATACATCTGATG GGATCAAAGTCAGGGTATATTGTCAAGTTGGGAAGGCAAATCAGGGGAAATTTGCATTAGATGTTGCTGTTAAGACCCTTGGCCTGTACAAAGA CTATTTTGAAACACCTTATTCGCTACCCAAGTTGGACATGATTGCAATTCCTGATTTTGCTGCCGGGGCCATGGAGAACTATGGCTTAGTTACATACCGAGAAACTGCTCTACTTTATGATGACAAACACTCAGCAGCTGCTAACAAGCAGAGG GTGGCAACTGTTGTTGCTCATGAGCTTGCGCATCAATGGTTTGGCAATCTTGTAACGATGGAGTGGTGGACACATTTGTGGCTGAATGAAGGATTTGCCACATGG GTAAGCTATTTAGCTGCTGATGGGATATTCCCAGAATGGAAAATATGGACCCAGTTTCTTGATGAATGTACTGAAGGTCTTCGACTTGATGGGCTTTCAGAATCTCACCCTATTGAG GTGGAAATTAATCATGCGGGTGAAATAGATGAAATTTTTGATGCAATAAGCTATCGTAAGGGAGCTTCTGTCATTCGTATGCTTCAGAGCTATCTTGGAGCTGATGTTTTTCAG CGAGCACTtgctaaatatattaaaagacatgCTTGTTCAAATGCAAAGACTGAGGACTTGTGGGCTGTTCTCGAGGAGGAATCCGGTGAGCCTGTGAATAAACTGATGAATTCATGGACAAAGCAGAAAGGTTATCCGGTTGTGTCTGTTAGCCTGAAAGATAACAAGTTAGAGTTTGAGCAG ATGCAATTTTTGTCGAGTGGTTCCGCGGGAGATGGGCAATGGGTTGTGCCAATAACACTATGCTGCGGCTCATATGAATCAAAGAAGAGCTTCCTTTTAGATAAAAAATCACAAGCTATTAATGATCCAGCAAGTAGGTGGATAAAGATTAATGTTGACCAGGCAGGGTTTTACAGAGTTAAATATGATGAACATTTATCAGCCAAACTTAGATATGCAGTAGAAAGTAAAAGTTTGTCAGCAATGGATAGATATG GAATCCTAGATGATTCGTTTGCCTTGTCTATGGCTGGTCAGCTGCCTTTGTCTTCTTTGCTCACCTTGATGGGTGCTTATAGAGAGGAACCAGAATATACAGTGTTGTCCAACTTAATAACC GTTAGCTCTAAAGTTGCAAGAATTGTAGCTGATGCCGACAACAAGTTAATGGACCACCTGAAGATGTTTTTTATCAACGTTTTACAGTATTCCGCGGA GAGGATTGGTTTTGATCCAAAGCATGGGGAAAGCCACTTGGATGCATTGTTGAGAGGGGAACTTTTTGCTACCTTGGCTATGCTTGGACATGAAGAGACATTAAAAGAAGCAAGCAAGCGCTTCCAGGAGTTCTTGGAAGACAGAAACACACCCCTTCTTCCACCCGATATAAGAAGG GCAGTGTATGTTGCTGTAATGAAGAAGGTGACTGTGTCAAACAGAGctggtttcatttcacttttaaaagtttatagagAGACTGATCTAAGTCAGGAAAAGACTCGGATATTAGGTGCCCTTGGATCGTGCAGTGATCCTGACATAGTTCTTGAAGTTCTTAACTTTTTGTTGACTCCTGAG GTTCGAAGTCAGGATGTGGTGTTTGGACTCGCTGTTAGCAGAGATGGACGTGATGTAGCTTGGAACTGGCTCAAG AACAATTGGGAACACATCTCGAATACTTGGGGCCGTGGCTTTTTGATTACACGCTTTGTCAGCTCGATTGTATCACCG TTCTCGTCATACGAGAAGGTGAAGGAAGTGGAAGAGTTCTTTGCAACTCGTACCAAAAGTTCGATTGCAAGGACGTTAAAACAGAGCATTGAGCGTGTTCAGATTAATGCCAAGTGGGTGGAGTCCATCAGAAATGAAACAAACCTTGCAGACTGTGTTCAAGAACTTGCATACAGGAAATACTAG